One window of Felis catus isolate Fca126 chromosome D4, F.catus_Fca126_mat1.0, whole genome shotgun sequence genomic DNA carries:
- the LOC101092965 gene encoding olfactory receptor 2K2, which yields MKINIRITTGAKKEMQGENLTIWSFFFLEGFSRYPKLEIVLFAFSLVMYLITLLGNSTLILVTVLDSRLQTPMYLFLGNLSFMDICYTSASIPTLLVNLLSSQKTIVFSGCAVQMYLSLAMGSTECVLLAVMAYDRYVAICNSLRYPVIMNRQVCVQMAAVSWVTGCLTALLETTCALQIPLCGNLIDHFTCEILAVLKLACAHSLLMDVIMLVVSVLLLPIPMLLICISYFFILSTILRISSAEGRNKAFSTCGAHLTVVILYYGAALSMYLKPSSSSSQEVDKIISLLYGVLTPMLNPIIYSLRNKEVKDAMKKLLYRTHENL from the coding sequence ATGAAGATTAATATTAGAATCACTACAGGTGCAAAAAAGGAGATGCAAGGAGAAAACCTCACCATTTGGagcttttttttcctggagggTTTTTCTAGATACCCAAAGTTAGAGATTGTTCTCTTCGCCTTCAGTCTTGTGATGTATCTGATAACCCTCTTGGGCAACAGCACTCTTATTTTAGTCACTGTCCTAGACTCACGCCTTCAAACCCCCATGTACTTATTCCTCGGAAATCTCTCTTTCATGGATATTTGTTACACGTCTGCTTCTATTCCCACGTTGCTGGTGAACTTGCTGTCATCCCAGAAAACCATTGTCTTTTCTGGGTGTGCTGTACAGATGTATCTGTCCCTTGCCATGGGCTCCACAGAGTGTGTGCTTCTGGCTGTGATGGCGTATGACCGCTACGTGGCCATTTGCAACTCACTGAGATACCCCGTCATCATGAACAGGCAGGTCTGTGTGCAGATGGCCGCTGTCTCCTGGGTGACGGGTTGTCTGACTGCCCTGCTGGAAACCACTTGCGCCCTGCAGATACCCCTCTGTGGGAATCTCATAGACCACTTCACGTGTGAAATTCTGGCCGTGCTGAAGTTAGCTTGTGcacattccttgctcatggacGTGATCATGCTGGTGGTCAGCGTGCTCCTCCTGCCCATCCCAATGCTCTTAATTTGTATCTCTTATTTCTTCATCCTTTCCACTATCCTGAGAATCAGctcagcagaaggaagaaacaaagctttTTCTACCTGTGGTGCCCACTTGACGGTGGTGATCTTGTACTATGGGGCTGCCCTCTCCATGTACCTAAAGCCTTCTTCCTCAAGCTCCCAAGAAGTAGATAAAATCATTTCACTGCTTTATGGAGTGCTCACCCCTATGTTGAACCCCATAATTTacagtttaagaaacaaagaagtcAAAGATGCCATGAAAAAACTATTGTATCGAACACATGAAAATCTCTGA